TGGAATCAAAAATAGAAAGAGAACAAAAACTTAAAAACTATTTAGAGAAAGCAATCAATCACAAAAATTTTAAAATAGCATACCAGGAAAAAGTAGATATTAGTTCTAAACAAACTGTTGGACTGGAAGCACTAGCTCGTTGGAGTTTACCAGAATTCGGAAATATTTCGCCTGAAGAGTTCATTCCAATCATCACCAAATCAGAGTTAATTGTTCCGTTTGGAAAATGTATTTTTGAAAAAACTATATCTCATATCCCCAAACTACTAGACCTGTATGGAAAAAAGATACAAATTTCTATCAATATTTCTCCCATTTTCTTTTTATATCCGAATTTTAACGATTACATTATCCGGTATTTATCAAACCATAGAATTAATCCAAAAAATATCATATTCGAAATTACAGAAGATGTTTTCTTAGATGAAATTGAAACCATCCAAAGGATCGTTTCAGAACTTAGATCCAATGGCATTTCTGTTTCATTGGATGATTTTGGAAAAGGATATTCATCTCTTCATTATATGCAAAAAATTCAGTTTGATGAATTAAAAATTGATAAATCATTTTTAGATGATATTGCAAACTCCGATCGAAACTTTTTACTTTTGGAATCAATTTGTCATTTAGCCGATTCTTTAGGGCTTAAAACCATTGCCGAAGGTATCGAAAACGAAGAACAACTTCAGCGATTAAAACAAACTTCTTGCCATGTAGTCCAAGGTTACCTTTATTCAAGACCTCAGATACTCTTTGATTAGGTGACAACAAACATAAGGAATCTCTTAATATTTTCCCTTCTTTCTTTAGTTGCAGAGAAAAAACGAATCTGAAACTCTATCCTCTATGGGACAAGGTCATAATCATTCTAAACAAGACCACCACTCACACAATCATAGCCACCACCATACCTCATCTTCGACAAAAAATTTGGCATGGGCGTTTTTACTTAACTTAAGTTTTTCACTGTTAGAGTTAATCGGTGGTATATTTTCCAATAGCATTGCCATTATTTCGGACGCTTTTCATGACTTTGGTGATGCCTTATCTCTCGCCCTTGTCTGGTATTTACAAAAAATCTCAACAAAACCGAAAGACAATTATTTTGACTACGGTTATAAGCGATTTTCTATACTTGGAGCACTGATCATTTCATTCATTTTATCAGTTGGTTCCATCTTTATGATCATTGAATCTATCAAAAGATTCATAACTCCAGAAGAAACCAAAGCTAATGTTATGTTTGCACTCGCGATCATTGGAGTCATTGTCAACGGGGCAGCGATGGTACGACTCAACCATGGCAAATCATTAACTGAAAAGGCAGTTTTTCTTCATTTTTTAGAAGATATACTCGGATGGATTGCGGTCCTTATCGGTAGCGTCGTCATGATGTACTTCGAGGTTCCTTGGTTTGATCCATTACTTTCACTTGCGATTGCATTATGGATTTTATGGAACGCTTATGGGAATATCAAACAAGTGATGATCGTGATGTTACAGGCAGTTCCTGAATCGGTTGATCGGCATGAGCTAGTTGAACATTGGGAAAAAATAAAGGGAATTCAGTCAGTCCATGATATCAAAATTTGGAGTTTAGACGGGAACCACCATGTTGCTTCCTTACATGTACTGATAGAGAAAACAGTTAAACTGAATGAATTTCAAACGATTAAAGAAAAAATTAGACAAGTTGCATTGGAATTCGAAATCATTCATACTACCATCGAATTAGAAACTGACGCCGAACAATGCAAACTTCATTCAGACTGAGTTCATTGGTTTGAATTTATCTAAAGTTTGGATTCGTTTGATCCAATCTAAGATTTTTGGATACACCGATAAATTAAATCCACCTTCATGGGCTACATGTGTATAAGCAAATAATGATATGTCTGCGGTCGTAATAGAATCGCCAACCAAAAATTTTTTGTTTGTTAGTTGGGTTTCCATAACTCGTAAAGCTTTATGACCACCTTCTTGTTTGGATTCGTATTCAGCACGTCTCTCGTCAGGAACCCCAAATAATGGCTGATATATCTCGCGACTGCAATGTAAGGTTCATGACTATATTGTTCAAAAAACTGCCATTGTAAGACCTTAGCTCTTTCAAAGTTATCTTTGGGAAGCAGATGACTTCCTTCCGCTAAAAAATTCAAAATGGCATTGGACTCCGATAGAATCCTTCCATCATCCAAAATTAGAATGGGAATTTTCCCATTAGGATTCATTTTCAGAAATGAATCTGTTTTGGTTTCTCCTTTTTTTATATCGATATCTTGCCATTCATATGGAATCTCTAGAAAGGAAGTTACGAGTAAAAGTTTATAACTATTTCCTGATTGTCTATCACCGTAAATTTTCATTTTCCTTCCTGTAAAGATCTGGTAAAAAACTTTCGAACTGACCCACCTCTTCAATGTTATGTTTTATCCAAAAGAAACCATGTTGTTTATCAAAAAACAAAAACTCAAAGATTGGTCTTAACAACTTAAAACTAAGTCCCTTCCATCCAACAATCAAACAATTTTCATAAAGAGTTCCCTCTGCACCTTCCTTGAAACTATATTCCATTCTTGCAATCGGTAAAAAACCATACAACTTTGGATTATGAATGAATCCTTCCTCATCTAATTTTTCGATGGGACTAACCACATTCACTAAATAGTCCTTTTTTCTTCCTAAATATTCTACAATTCTTAAAACTGCTCCGGGTCCTACACTACCATCTGGTTTTCTTTTTTCATAACTAACATGGACATGATCTTCTGGATGCCATACATGATACCTATTGTAAATCTTTCCTTCATATTCAATTTCACCTTCCAAATGTTGGAACCACCAAGCCAACATTTTTGGGTGCACACCCTTGATCGTATCATGCCGAATCCAATATTTGACCCTTCCGTCTGTAAGCACCTCTCTTCCTGATTTTGCGGATTCCACTAACTTCCTGTTCCACTGAATTTCTAATTTTGGCAGTAACCCCAATTGAACCTTTTTCATTCCAGCCTCCATGGTATAGTAAACGCTATACCTTTGTAATTTCATTGTAAAGTAAATACTATACAAAAAATCAATCGAAAAATTTTGCTCTCTTGGAAAAATGTTACCAAACGGAGATTAACAAACGTATGAAACTGACCCTCAAGTTACTACAAAACGAATTTAGTGCTTATCAAAATCCGGAATCGGAAAAGGAAAAGGACATCGTTGAAGCAGCTGAAGATGTTTTTGCTGAGTTAGGATTTGCCGGTGCTACAACTGCAGAACTTGCAAAAAGGGCAGGTGTAACAGAACGTACGCTCTTTAAATATTTTCCCTCGAAGATTGATTTATACAGACGAGTTCTTTCAGGTTTACTTCTCTCGACAATTGTGCCCGGTCATATGTCTGACCTCAAAGAAAGACTACAAACTTTGAAACCGAATTTCAGAGAATGGTATATCTCCATTTTAAAGGCAAGATACACCGCCGTAGCAAAAGAACCAAAAAAATTGAAACTTCTTCTAGGTGCCCTCCTCTTCTCAAAAGAATTCTCTGAAATTTTTGGAAATCTTTGGAAAATAAATTTGTATGATACTTCTGTAGAAGCCATCCGGTATTTTCAAGGAATGGGTGAAATCAGAAAGGATTTGGATCCCAATCAAATTGTAAGGGCATCTTTTAGTTTGGCTGCTAGTTTTTTAATCACGAAATTTGTATTAGCACCAAAGTATCCAATAGACCCAAATCAAGAAATGGAGGCCCTTTTTTTTATTTTCTATCAAGGAATCAAAAGCGAAACGTAAAGGTGGCGAAACTTTCGTCGGTCATATAAATTTCAAATTTCGAATTGGTTTAAATTTATTTATCTAATTGTTTTTTCTTTCCTTGGAAGCAATAAAACGACTTTTCCTTTTGTTAATAAATTGTTTGCTTCCTCTTCCACTCCGTCACCACTCCCTAAGAAATAATCCAACCTACCAACACCGGTAATGGCATTTCCTCTATCATGTACAAACACCAAACGGTTATTCACCGTTTCTTTATTTGTTTGAAATGAAAGAAGGACAGGAAGTCCCAATGGAATTCGTATATCCATCGCTACCGATCGGTTAGCAATCAATCGAATACCTCCACTTCCCTTCGGCCCTAATTGATGTTCATTCATTTCTGCACCTAAGATTGGTTCTTTATGAAAGAATATATATCTTGGATTTTTTAAAATTGCTTCTGTAACTTCCTTAGGATTGGATTGAATACAATTTGATAAGTGAAACGGTTTAAGGCTTGGACAAATTCCATACAAATGAACAGAAGGACTAATATAATTTTGTCCATTGTCTTCAGCATAATTAATCCGAAATCTCTCTCCGTTTTCCATTTCAACAATTGCCGAACCTTCCAACTGCGCTAAATGTAAGTCTGTTAATCGTAAAAAAACAATTGGTTTAGAATATTTTTCCCAATTGGATTTTTGATTCCATTTTTCTCGATGAAAGAGTTTGGGATTTTCAAGAAACCTTGGATTTGAGATTGGAGGAGTTAATGCAGGATATTGGAAATCTCCTTCTTGTTTGTTTTTTCCACGAATTCGTACTTCATAATATCCGGTAATCATTGGAGAATCGGCGGACGGTCTTAGCTCAATCATTCGAAATTGTTTTTCGATTTCACTTTTTATCTGATCAACAGGGGTATTGTGGATGATCGACTGAAGATTTGCAAACAATTGAAGGATTTCTCCATTTGTGAATTCTTCTTCCCCAAAACGAACTTTGTTATCTTTAGGTTTCCTCTCAAAATATTGGATGGATTCCTTGAAAGCAAACTCTAGATTTGGATCTTTTCTGTGGTCCAAATTTTTGAAGGAACTAGAAGTTTGAGAATTATGAGAAACTAAGGATAGATCTGTTCGTTTCTGACTCTTGGGGTAATTCCGATTCTGGTTTGGCTCGGCAAATAAAGTTACAGTCGAAAGTGAACCGATCAAAAGGGAAACCGAGGTAATTTTGTTCATTAGGCGAAAAGGAAAGTCACTTTCTTTTTTCAGTTGGTTACCAATGCACATAGGGTATTGTTTCGTTTGGGGACAAGATTTTGAATACTTTTAAATGAATGGGAACAAAGACCGAGGAATTCATGAAAGAGAGTTTGCGATTTTCCTTGGGTAGTGATGCGAAAAGGTTACTCGGTTTCGAAAGAAAGGCACGAGGCAAGGATACTTAAGTTATTTAGAAAGCAACGCAACGTAGTGACCCACTTTCAAAAGAAAACCATGCAAAAAAGTAAGTCCCTCACCTGAAACCGAATGTTTTTGCCTTATGTCTCATAAGAAAGACGCTGTCCAATCATTTTTCCCAATTCCCCTTGACTTCCATGAGGGTACCAAAAACCTTTCAAAAGACCTCATATTTTTGCGATCATATATAGATTAATTAGGTGTTTCATGAAACGTACATTCCAACCGAGTAAGATTAAACGCGTGAGAACTCACGGATTCCGAGCCAGAATGGCTACCCCAGGCGGAAGAAATGTGATAGCCTCCAGAAGAAGAAAAGGGCGCTATAAATTGACTGTTTCCGACGAAAAAATCGGGAGAAAGTTCTAATTTAGGAGCTTCCTTCGGAGACCCTTCACGACCAAACCAGGATCCAGGAACTCTTTCGTCAGAATCGAAAAATGGGCAGGCCACCAATGCGATGGCTTGTCCGAAAAAACGGCCTTCCGTTTGCCAGTTTTTTATTTTGCCCCGATAAAACTCACAAAACAGCCGTTGAACGCAACCGTTCTAAACGAATTCTCCGAGAACTGGTTAGGAAATATATTTCTTTGTTACCTGTTGGATACGATTGTGCCCTACTCGTTCAGAAAGATTTTGCGAAGTTATCCAAGGAAGACCGAGAGGTTTTGTTCCTTTCGGTTCTAAAACAATTCCCATGAATCGGCTGTTTTTGGTTCTTATTTACCTCTACAAAAAACTGCTGTCCCCTCTATTGCCTCCGGCTTGCCGGTTTACCCCCAGTTGTTCTGAATACGCCAAACAAGCGTTTGAAACCTATCCATGGTATAAAGCACTTGTTTTAAGTGTTGTTCGAATTTCCAAATGCCATCCTTATCACGAGGGTGGGCATGACCCTTTACCGAAATCCTTTAACAAGAGTTAACTTATGCAAAATGATTCCACCAACAGACAAGGTCGTTTATTCCTCGCGCTATTCCTCAGTTTAGCAGTATGGATGGGGATTAACTATTTCTTCTTTCCACCACAACCACCGAAACCTAAAACCACTGATGAAGTTTCCAACAAAGAAGGCTCAGAAAAAGAGAAACCTAGCGGAAATGCAACGGATTCAAAATCAGAACTAAAAAAACCAACAACAGAAACAACTAAGTTAAATCCAGTAAAACCAGAAGATGTAAAAACTTTTTCGTTGAAGACAGATTCTTTCTTAGTTCATTTTTCTAGCTTAGGCGGAAGAATCACAGAATATTACATAAAAGACCATAAAGAACCAGATGGTTCTGAATTTGCGATTGCAAAAGATCCTAAATTTGAAATTGAATTTGATGGAAAAAAAGAAAAAGCTGTAGAACTCACGAGAGGACAAGGTTTTG
This genomic stretch from Leptospira meyeri harbors:
- the rpmH gene encoding 50S ribosomal protein L34; amino-acid sequence: MKRTFQPSKIKRVRTHGFRARMATPGGRNVIASRRRKGRYKLTVSDEKIGRKF
- a CDS encoding glutathione S-transferase family protein; protein product: MKIYGDRQSGNSYKLLLVTSFLEIPYEWQDIDIKKGETKTDSFLKMNPNGKIPILILDDGRILSESNAILNFLAEGSHLLPKDNFERAKVLQWQFFEQYSHEPYIAVARYISHYLGFLTRDVLNTNPNKKVVIKLYELWKPN
- a CDS encoding MltA domain-containing protein gives rise to the protein MNKITSVSLLIGSLSTVTLFAEPNQNRNYPKSQKRTDLSLVSHNSQTSSSFKNLDHRKDPNLEFAFKESIQYFERKPKDNKVRFGEEEFTNGEILQLFANLQSIIHNTPVDQIKSEIEKQFRMIELRPSADSPMITGYYEVRIRGKNKQEGDFQYPALTPPISNPRFLENPKLFHREKWNQKSNWEKYSKPIVFLRLTDLHLAQLEGSAIVEMENGERFRINYAEDNGQNYISPSVHLYGICPSLKPFHLSNCIQSNPKEVTEAILKNPRYIFFHKEPILGAEMNEHQLGPKGSGGIRLIANRSVAMDIRIPLGLPVLLSFQTNKETVNNRLVFVHDRGNAITGVGRLDYFLGSGDGVEEEANNLLTKGKVVLLLPRKEKTIR
- the yidD gene encoding membrane protein insertion efficiency factor YidD, whose amino-acid sequence is MNRLFLVLIYLYKKLLSPLLPPACRFTPSCSEYAKQAFETYPWYKALVLSVVRISKCHPYHEGGHDPLPKSFNKS
- a CDS encoding DAPG hydrolase family protein — protein: MKKVQLGLLPKLEIQWNRKLVESAKSGREVLTDGRVKYWIRHDTIKGVHPKMLAWWFQHLEGEIEYEGKIYNRYHVWHPEDHVHVSYEKRKPDGSVGPGAVLRIVEYLGRKKDYLVNVVSPIEKLDEEGFIHNPKLYGFLPIARMEYSFKEGAEGTLYENCLIVGWKGLSFKLLRPIFEFLFFDKQHGFFWIKHNIEEVGQFESFLPDLYRKENENLR
- a CDS encoding glutathione binding-like protein, producing the protein MYQPLFGVPDERRAEYESKQEGGHKALRVMETQLTNKKFLVGDSITTADISLFAYTHVAHEGGFNLSVYPKILDWIKRIQTLDKFKPMNSV
- a CDS encoding TetR/AcrR family transcriptional regulator; the encoded protein is MKLTLKLLQNEFSAYQNPESEKEKDIVEAAEDVFAELGFAGATTAELAKRAGVTERTLFKYFPSKIDLYRRVLSGLLLSTIVPGHMSDLKERLQTLKPNFREWYISILKARYTAVAKEPKKLKLLLGALLFSKEFSEIFGNLWKINLYDTSVEAIRYFQGMGEIRKDLDPNQIVRASFSLAASFLITKFVLAPKYPIDPNQEMEALFFIFYQGIKSET
- a CDS encoding cation diffusion facilitator family transporter produces the protein MGQGHNHSKQDHHSHNHSHHHTSSSTKNLAWAFLLNLSFSLLELIGGIFSNSIAIISDAFHDFGDALSLALVWYLQKISTKPKDNYFDYGYKRFSILGALIISFILSVGSIFMIIESIKRFITPEETKANVMFALAIIGVIVNGAAMVRLNHGKSLTEKAVFLHFLEDILGWIAVLIGSVVMMYFEVPWFDPLLSLAIALWILWNAYGNIKQVMIVMLQAVPESVDRHELVEHWEKIKGIQSVHDIKIWSLDGNHHVASLHVLIEKTVKLNEFQTIKEKIRQVALEFEIIHTTIELETDAEQCKLHSD